From Fusarium musae strain F31 chromosome 8, whole genome shotgun sequence:
CATTTGTGCCGAGGTTGATCACAACAGCGTCAGGAACCCAGGAACTGGGGAACGTGAAACTGTTATCGGCGTCGTTGGCTCCGTAGCGCGTGTAGAGAACTGGCATCGTCGGTGAAGTATCGGGAGGGTTCTGGGCATAGTTTCGGATAAGGCCCTTACCGCTCCAAGCGACGACACTATAATCCGCCTTTAAAGCTCTTGCGGCCACGGCACCGTATGTCTTGCCGTTATTCTGCAGAACAGCTGAATCGGCACAAGGGTTAACGCCATCAAGACCGTATCCAACAGTGATGGAGTCGCCAATGATCTCAATCTTGCGCTTTGGAGCTACGTTCTCGACCAGTTGACCATCCGTGCTGACGCCGGAAACTCGGAAGGAACCGAAAGATGCTTCAGATCGCTTGCGAAGTTCAACGGTATGAGTACCCTGTGAGAGCTTTGGGGTCGAGATCGATGTTCCCTCTACATTTTTAACGAGAATTGGGTTGCCACCGTCGATGATCAGATCTGCACTTGATGTTCCGGTGATAACGTCAATCTTGATACTGGCGGTAGTTCCTTTGAAGGTGAAAGCCACTCCGGTGCTCGGCCATGTGAGCTGCTTGGTCGCTGGATTGACCCTTCCGACGAACCTATAGCTCTATACCAGCAGATTAGTCGTGTCTCgtgtcgttgatgatgagacttACAGGGAGTGAGGCGGCTGACACAGCGGTCATAAAAAGGGACAATACAGCCACCTTCATCTTGACCGTGCTTTGTATCTAAACACTGTCAATAATCGGTAGGACTTTCGATGAAATAAAAGGACATTTTCTCATCTTATATACTTTCCCCGATCTCCTGATCAATCCTATAGACTTCGGCAGAGACTATCCGAATTTGCCTAAATAGGCAAAGTACGACTGTTTACAGGGTTTCTGTTTCATAAATCATCCACCACTTACAGTGTGCCCTATCCTATTTAATTGAGACGATCCAGCTGTTTCTGTATTTCTCCGGCCCTTCGAAAAGCTGCCGGGCCGAAACGAGAGCTTTTGACCCGGAACTCTCGGAGGGGCCTATGGCGGAGTTCACATTTACTTTGCAATAGGTATAGGGAGATAATTAACTGTGCTTCCTAATACCACTGCCGCCTATGACTAGCgtttgaggaagttgagtTAATTCATTTGGAACAAATCGCTAGCTAAGCTCTGTTtggctggtgttgatctGCAGATAAGCTTGAACGACAGGATCTTGATCCAACTGACGACGAAAGATTAAATCCAGGAGGCTGATAAGGGAACAATGCAAAGGACGCCTTCTGGAAAGGTATTTGAAGTCAGATGGAAAGCAAAGGCCATCAGGATACATCAGAGTTCCTTCTGTATATCCCCGGGGGCAAATCCGCAATTCGTGATATCAACCTTAGCAGGCTTCACCTCGACGCTTCCAAGCTCTTCGCCCTTGTCACGAGTGAGCCAGTTCAAGGTATCAAGAGTCGATACGAAGCCCTCCTTTGCACTATCTAGGACAAGCACAGGTCTAGAGGTTTCACCATATGTGAGGATCCAGCAGGAACCGCAGAGCGGAGAATTAGGTCCATCGACCTGTTCAAGGCCAGTGATCGAATGCGGAATGTCTCCGATGGTTTTCCATGATGGGTATCCATCCAGTATAAGACCGTTCTTGTAGCATGCTAGCTGACTAACAGGTATCGAGTTGCTGTCATAAAGTTTGCTGTATGTGACTATTCCCTGAGTTAATAGTGGAGGGAGGTTCAATCGTGGTGAGCTCTTACGTGAAACGGCAGATACTGAAGTCAATAGTAGACCAGCAACTATGGAATTGGATTTGAACATATTGTTTGAAAGGTAAAGCGGCAAAAGTTCTGTGGTGACTGCTAAGCAGTGAAGCAAGGCTTGGTGTTTTCGAAAGGATGTAAAACAGCGGGGTGGCCACGAGTCAAGATTGACATGAATATATCCGATTTAGCGGTTTGGCAGGTATCCTCTTTATTAGGTTATTAGTTACCCTGTCCTAATGCGCGTTGTTGACTGTTGGTCGTTGGTTATGATTATGTTCTCATGATCATATCATGCTGGTTGATACCTAACTTTCAATTGGTCACATTGCATTCCCGAAATATGATTTGTTCAGAAGGTTTCACTCCCCTGTGCATTTTGCCTAAAGGGTTATTTGCTGTCAACTAAGTAAGACATTTACACGATCCAGACCGTCCTGGCTCACCA
This genomic window contains:
- a CDS encoding hypothetical protein (EggNog:ENOG41~CAZy:CE2); the protein is MKVAVLSLFMTAVSAASLPSYRFVGRVNPATKQLTWPSTGVAFTFKGTTASIKIDVITGTSSADLIIDGGNPILVKNVEGTSISTPKLSQGTHTVELRKRSEASFGSFRVSGVSTDGQLVENVAPKRKIEIIGDSITVGYGLDGVNPCADSAVLQNNGKTYGAVAARALKADYSVVAWSGKGLIRNYAQNPPDTSPTMPVLYTRYGANDADNSFTFPSSWVPDAVVINLGTNDFSYLNVRQPVNPADLTQALVKLVRSIQPHYPKAQFFFVSSPLLSDYYPTTADAQKSTHVKVLKDAMQQLTGVKTHLVDWPTQGSDSGCDYHPNAATQAKGGALLEASIKAALGW